Below is a genomic region from Nitrospirota bacterium.
CGGTTCGAGCTTCTGGATATATCGATCGAGCGCAGGATTCGACAGGGGCTTGAGACATTCCTCAAAGCGCCCATCCCGATAGTCGACAAAGAGTTCTTGTGCCTGACCGGCGACCTTTTGAATGCGGTGAACCGGGAAGGCATCCACGAGTTCATTGCTGAAGAACAGGCCGGCTACGCTCTGAAGGGCGAGGGCATCCAATCCTTCGACCCAGGTCACCAGCCCGGGCTGATTCACCCAGGGGGCCAGATTCTGTCGCTGGAGTGCCTGCATCGCAGGGCTCCGCTCGATGAGCACATAGCGGACACGTGAAGCGAAGTCATCCTGTTTGGCATGGATCTCCGCCAGACAATCCCGGGCTAATAAGCCTTTGCCTGCACCCATTTCGACGATTGTGAAGGGAGTGGGGCGACCCAGTAGTTCATCCATTTGCCGGGCCTGCGCAGCAATGGCACGGCCAAGGATCGGATGTACATCGGAGCTGGTGTAGAAATCGCCGGACCAGCCGATCCGTTCAGCGTTCGCACCTTCCGGTTGACGCATGTAATAGCCGTAGTGAGGATGGTAGAGGGCCAGTTCCATGAAACGGACGAAGGGAATCGGTCCGTTCCGGGTGATTTCGGACGAAATCGCAGCGACGAGTTCCGGATGTCCCAATGACACAGACCACTCCTTCGGCTCTGTGAAGACAGCTCGAACCAACCCGAGAAAACGGGCAGACTATGCCTGCACCTCAGGGAGGGGAAAAGAGGCGTAGATTAACTTTCCGGTCGCCGCTAAGTCAAGGCGAGATCAGGGGGAATCTGTAACGCATCGTGCGTTTCCGACTC
It encodes:
- a CDS encoding SAM-dependent methyltransferase; the protein is MSLGHPELVAAISSEITRNGPIPFVRFMELALYHPHYGYYMRQPEGANAERIGWSGDFYTSSDVHPILGRAIAAQARQMDELLGRPTPFTIVEMGAGKGLLARDCLAEIHAKQDDFASRVRYVLIERSPAMQALQRQNLAPWVNQPGLVTWVEGLDALALQSVAGLFFSNELVDAFPVHRIQKVAGQAQELFVDYRDGRFEECLKPLSNPALDRYIQKLEPSWPDGYRTEVNLQALDWMAQVAQRIDRGFVVTIDYGHTAEDLYGPERKDGTFLCYYQQLTGDVPYVRIGEQDMTAHVDFTGLATVGAAAGLAVTGFTNQMSFLMGLGVEEMIGQLDPESPEFGAAIHLLKPDGMGRTFKILMQHRGVERPDLDGLKFKPFFGSALISDQAQGKGQEARGHYPTSRHSPLAPSLQA